In Hahella sp. KA22, one genomic interval encodes:
- a CDS encoding helix-turn-helix transcriptional regulator, with the protein MIRCHLARLMGERKMRISDVMRETGLSRTTVTLLYKETALKVDLEALDKLCDLFNCPLSDLLEQVPN; encoded by the coding sequence ATGATCCGCTGCCACCTAGCCCGATTAATGGGTGAGAGAAAAATGCGCATTAGCGACGTGATGCGAGAAACCGGCCTAAGCCGTACCACCGTCACGCTACTGTACAAAGAAACTGCGCTTAAGGTGGACTTAGAGGCGCTCGATAAGCTGTGCGATTTGTTTAACTGCCCTCTAAGCGATTTGCTTGAACAGGTTCCTAATTAA
- a CDS encoding type I restriction endonuclease subunit R yields MAFNTKKFNEDSRVKIPAILHLMRLGYKYLSLKGQSWDLDTNIFPDVFKTAIGKINPGIEDAEAGRLLEDVKLLLDNEDLGKAFFERLSERSNTKLIDFENFNNNSFHVVTELTCQNGDEEFRPDITLLINGMPLVFIEVKKPNNREGILAERDRINKRFQNPKFKRFANITQFMIFSNNMEYDDGDPEPVQGAFYASSSYHKPVFNYFREEEVLNLTALLKPVSDDDELKVLKDNNLEVIRSNPEFQTNKQSERPTNRICTSLLSRERLAFILRYALAYVSESDGLQKHIMRYPQMFATKAIENKLSEGIKKGIIWHTQGSGKTALTFYNVRFLTDYFQKQQVIPKFYFIVDRLDLLQQAQREFTARGLTVHTINSRDAFTRDIKATQVIHNHSGKPEITVVNIQKFKDDPDVVSTKDYNVAIQRVYFLDEVHRSYNPKGSFLANLSQSDSNAIKIGLTGTPLLGDDYNSRVLFGDYIHKYYYNASIADGYTLRLIREEISTQYKIELQKALEEAEVKMGDVDRKLIYAHPSFVEPMLTYIVNDFEKSRGALNDTTIGGMVICDSSDQAKQMFEIFNGVYAETPILPQTSNSKTEVLEIAEPAPTSYAESAKQAQKVKNAALILHDIGTKEERKNWVEDFKAGKIDFLFVYNMLLTGFDAKRLKKLYLGRVIRKHNLLQALTRVNRTYKDFRYGYVVDFADIRKEFDATNKAYFDELQAELGDEMEHYSHLFKSQEEIKQEIEHIKDVLFRFDTDNMEEFCNQISQIQDRDTVLVLKKALADARSLYNLIRLQGEYDFLDELDFAKLNVLYRETSNHLDLLNLKNDLESGEDTSNLLNRALEDVIFKFVKIGEEELVLADKLKNTLRQTREALASNFDQQDPQFISLKEELERLFKKKNLSEVTQDEMVANIDALNKIHDRVKELNRQNNQLRQKYLGDAKYTRIHKRLQERQQNQSDISESERKIFEALAGVKQDADEQVLNNSQVLDNESYFERQMMPLVIGRFVKEQQIKLNADASRYINHLVVAEYLKEFNTGSQAW; encoded by the coding sequence ATGGCCTTCAATACCAAAAAATTTAATGAAGATAGCCGAGTAAAAATCCCTGCAATTCTTCATTTAATGCGTCTAGGTTATAAGTACCTGTCACTTAAAGGACAAAGCTGGGATCTCGACACCAATATCTTCCCTGACGTATTCAAAACCGCTATAGGCAAAATTAACCCTGGTATTGAAGATGCTGAAGCCGGTCGTTTGCTAGAAGATGTCAAACTACTGCTTGATAACGAAGACTTGGGCAAAGCCTTTTTTGAGCGCCTATCTGAGCGTTCAAATACCAAGTTGATTGACTTTGAAAACTTCAATAACAACAGCTTCCATGTTGTTACCGAGCTAACGTGTCAAAACGGTGATGAAGAATTCCGCCCCGATATCACGCTGCTAATTAATGGTATGCCGCTGGTGTTTATCGAGGTGAAAAAGCCGAATAACCGCGAAGGCATTCTGGCCGAGCGCGACCGCATCAACAAACGCTTTCAAAACCCTAAGTTCAAGCGTTTTGCCAACATCACCCAGTTTATGATTTTCTCCAATAACATGGAGTACGACGACGGCGATCCTGAACCCGTACAAGGCGCTTTCTATGCCAGTAGTTCTTACCATAAGCCGGTGTTCAACTATTTCCGCGAAGAAGAAGTCTTAAACTTAACCGCCTTGCTGAAGCCCGTATCGGATGATGACGAGCTTAAAGTCTTAAAAGACAATAATCTGGAAGTGATCCGCAGTAACCCAGAGTTCCAGACCAACAAGCAGTCCGAGCGCCCAACCAACCGCATTTGCACCTCTTTACTCAGTCGAGAGCGCTTAGCCTTTATTTTGCGTTACGCCTTGGCGTATGTATCGGAATCTGACGGGCTACAAAAGCACATCATGCGTTACCCGCAAATGTTTGCCACCAAAGCCATTGAGAATAAGCTCAGCGAAGGGATAAAAAAAGGCATCATTTGGCACACCCAAGGCAGTGGTAAAACTGCCCTAACGTTTTATAACGTGCGCTTTTTAACCGACTACTTCCAAAAGCAGCAAGTCATCCCTAAGTTTTACTTTATTGTTGACCGCCTAGACTTACTGCAACAAGCGCAGCGCGAATTTACCGCCCGTGGTTTAACCGTACACACTATCAACTCAAGGGATGCTTTTACCCGTGACATTAAAGCCACACAGGTGATCCATAACCATTCTGGCAAACCAGAAATCACCGTGGTGAATATTCAAAAGTTTAAAGATGACCCAGATGTGGTCAGCACCAAAGACTATAACGTCGCGATCCAGCGTGTGTACTTTTTAGATGAAGTTCACCGCAGCTATAACCCCAAAGGGAGTTTCTTAGCCAACTTAAGCCAGTCAGACAGCAACGCCATTAAAATTGGCTTAACGGGTACGCCGCTATTGGGAGATGACTACAACTCACGCGTCTTGTTTGGCGATTACATTCACAAGTACTACTACAACGCGTCCATTGCCGACGGTTACACCTTGCGCCTAATCCGTGAAGAGATCAGCACTCAATACAAAATTGAGTTGCAAAAAGCCCTTGAAGAAGCCGAAGTGAAAATGGGCGATGTCGATCGCAAACTGATTTACGCCCACCCAAGCTTTGTTGAGCCCATGCTGACTTACATCGTAAACGACTTTGAAAAAAGCCGTGGCGCATTAAACGATACAACCATTGGTGGCATGGTCATTTGCGACAGCTCAGATCAAGCCAAGCAGATGTTTGAAATATTCAATGGCGTTTATGCCGAAACGCCTATTCTGCCGCAAACATCCAACTCAAAAACCGAAGTGCTTGAAATCGCTGAGCCTGCGCCAACCAGTTATGCAGAGTCTGCCAAACAAGCCCAAAAGGTAAAAAACGCCGCCTTGATCCTGCACGACATCGGCACCAAAGAAGAACGTAAAAACTGGGTAGAAGACTTCAAAGCAGGCAAAATCGACTTTTTGTTTGTGTACAACATGCTACTCACCGGTTTTGACGCCAAGCGTCTGAAAAAGCTTTACCTTGGTCGGGTGATCCGCAAGCACAACTTGCTACAAGCGCTCACACGAGTGAACCGCACTTACAAAGATTTCCGCTACGGTTATGTTGTGGATTTTGCTGATATTCGTAAAGAGTTTGATGCCACCAACAAAGCCTATTTCGATGAGTTACAGGCGGAGCTTGGCGATGAGATGGAGCACTACTCACACCTGTTTAAATCTCAGGAAGAAATCAAGCAAGAAATCGAACACATCAAAGACGTGCTGTTCCGTTTTGATACCGACAACATGGAAGAGTTCTGCAATCAAATCAGCCAAATACAAGATCGCGACACCGTACTGGTGCTCAAAAAAGCCTTAGCCGATGCTCGCAGCTTGTATAACTTGATCCGTTTGCAAGGCGAGTATGACTTTCTCGATGAACTGGATTTTGCCAAGCTCAATGTGTTGTATCGTGAAACCAGTAATCACTTGGACTTACTCAATCTTAAAAACGACTTAGAAAGCGGCGAAGATACCAGCAACTTGCTCAACCGCGCCTTAGAAGATGTGATCTTCAAGTTTGTAAAAATCGGCGAAGAAGAACTGGTACTAGCCGACAAGCTCAAGAATACGCTACGTCAAACTCGCGAAGCACTGGCCAGCAATTTTGACCAGCAAGACCCGCAGTTTATTAGCTTAAAAGAAGAGCTAGAGCGCCTGTTTAAGAAGAAAAACTTAAGCGAAGTCACCCAAGATGAAATGGTTGCCAACATAGACGCGCTGAATAAAATTCACGACCGCGTCAAAGAGCTGAACCGCCAAAACAACCAACTGCGGCAAAAGTACTTAGGCGATGCCAAATACACCCGTATTCATAAGCGCTTGCAAGAGCGCCAGCAAAACCAAAGCGACATTAGCGAGTCAGAACGCAAAATTTTTGAAGCGCTAGCAGGTGTAAAACAAGACGCCGACGAGCAAGTGCTCAACAACAGCCAAGTGTTGGATAACGAAAGCTACTTTGAACGCCAAATGATGCCGCTGGTGATTGGCCGCTTTGTGAAAGAACAGCAAATCAAACTCAACGCCGACGCCTCGCGTTACATTAACCACCTTGTCGTCGCGGAATACTTAAAAGAATTTAATACTGGCAGCCAAGCGTGGTAA
- a CDS encoding class I SAM-dependent DNA methyltransferase codes for MVELEFQQKTKTLIDSLKSICANYGLGNDGNEFKIITQTFLYKFLNDKFAFEAKKLDDTIAKAEKWEEALAAMSEDDFDMLQLQMGGDTARLKPQHFISYLFSQQNAPDFAKLFDDTLIDIAITNNDVFAVKTDGGAKVVLFDRISQYIADDSKRDAFCRAIINKLVEFSFERIFTQKFDFYATIFEYLIKDYNSNSGGKYAEYFTPHAVARIMAEILVPQDQRGTVRNVSCYDPSAGSGTLLMNVAHAIGENRCSIYTQDISQKSSNLLRLNLILNNLVHSIPNVIQGNTVLHPYHKDGKELKRFDYIVSNPPFKLDFSDFRDELDSKENKERFFAGVPKVPGKKKEGMAIYQLFLQHIIASLKPNGKAAIVVPTGFITAGTGIDPKIRKHLVNHKMLAGVVSMPSNIFATTGTNVSILFIDASNDGDVVLVDASNLGEKVKDGKNQKTVLTPAEEQQIIDVFNTKETIEDLSVAVSYSDIVAKNYSFSAGQYFDVKIEYSDITPEKFSEKMQDFTSNLDNLFSQSRDLETEIKKQLAGLKYDL; via the coding sequence ATGGTTGAATTAGAATTTCAGCAAAAAACCAAAACCCTGATTGATAGCTTAAAAAGCATCTGTGCCAATTACGGACTAGGTAACGACGGTAATGAATTTAAGATCATTACCCAAACCTTTTTGTATAAGTTTTTAAACGATAAATTTGCCTTTGAAGCGAAAAAGCTCGACGACACTATCGCTAAAGCTGAAAAGTGGGAAGAAGCCCTAGCAGCCATGAGTGAAGACGACTTCGACATGCTGCAACTGCAAATGGGCGGCGACACCGCACGGCTAAAACCGCAGCACTTTATCAGCTACCTGTTTAGCCAACAAAACGCACCTGACTTTGCCAAGCTGTTTGACGATACCTTAATCGACATTGCCATTACCAATAACGATGTGTTTGCAGTAAAAACCGATGGAGGCGCAAAAGTGGTGCTGTTCGACCGCATCAGCCAATACATTGCCGACGATTCCAAACGCGATGCCTTTTGCCGCGCTATTATCAATAAACTGGTCGAGTTCAGTTTTGAGCGAATTTTTACGCAAAAATTCGACTTCTACGCAACTATCTTTGAATACCTGATCAAAGACTATAACAGCAACTCCGGCGGTAAATACGCCGAGTATTTTACCCCTCATGCAGTAGCACGCATTATGGCGGAAATCCTAGTGCCACAAGATCAACGCGGCACTGTGCGTAATGTTAGCTGTTACGACCCATCAGCAGGTTCGGGTACGTTGCTGATGAACGTGGCACACGCCATTGGTGAAAACCGCTGTAGTATTTACACCCAAGATATTTCGCAAAAATCCTCTAACCTGCTGCGGTTAAACTTAATCTTAAATAACTTGGTGCACTCAATCCCGAATGTGATCCAAGGTAATACGGTACTGCACCCCTACCATAAAGATGGCAAAGAGCTTAAACGCTTTGACTATATTGTCTCTAACCCACCGTTCAAGCTGGATTTTAGCGATTTTAGAGATGAGCTAGACAGCAAAGAAAATAAAGAGCGCTTTTTTGCAGGAGTTCCTAAGGTTCCAGGCAAGAAAAAAGAAGGGATGGCGATCTATCAATTGTTCTTACAACATATCATTGCCTCACTCAAACCAAACGGCAAAGCAGCTATTGTCGTTCCTACTGGCTTTATTACAGCGGGAACAGGAATTGATCCTAAAATAAGAAAACATCTCGTAAATCATAAAATGCTGGCTGGTGTGGTTTCTATGCCATCGAACATCTTCGCCACCACCGGCACGAACGTATCCATTCTGTTTATCGATGCCAGTAACGATGGCGATGTAGTACTGGTGGACGCCTCAAACTTGGGTGAAAAAGTCAAAGACGGAAAAAACCAAAAAACCGTATTAACACCAGCAGAAGAACAACAAATTATTGATGTGTTTAACACCAAAGAAACCATCGAAGATCTTTCGGTAGCGGTGAGTTATTCCGACATCGTAGCCAAGAATTACTCATTCAGTGCAGGTCAGTATTTCGATGTTAAAATCGAATACTCCGATATAACTCCAGAGAAGTTCTCCGAAAAAATGCAGGACTTTACCAGCAATTTAGATAACCTGTTTAGCCAGTCACGTGATTTGGAAACTGAGATTAAAAAGCAGTTAGCGGGGTTAAAGTATGATCTTTAA
- a CDS encoding restriction endonuclease subunit S, which yields MIFNSSKYNADWGTQPLSALGKFQRGKSRHRPRNDPKLFANGSYPLVQTGEVKAANLYIRSHEANYNEFGLSQSAIWPENTLCITIAANIAETALLGYPMCFPDSVVGFNANPEESSELFMHYVFTYIRKAIQNSASGSIQDNINIEYLTGLRFKVPVKDYQDKIVAVLSVLDQKIELNNRINAELEAMAKSLYDYWFVQFDFPDDTPEGQGKPYKTSGGKMVFNPTLKREIPEGWSDKTLSEIANITMGQSPEGSSYNDEGVGTIFYQGSTDFGWLFPTTRQYTTAPSRMAKKGDILLSVRAPVGDMNIANTDCCIGRGLAALNSKTGSDGFLFYVMKYFKQIFDRRNSEGTTFGSITKNDLHSLTLAYPTSDLLKKYDEIVTNYNKMIFERSLENRELIALRDWLLPMLMNGQVTVK from the coding sequence ATGATCTTTAATTCGTCTAAATATAATGCTGATTGGGGTACACAACCGTTATCTGCACTAGGTAAGTTTCAAAGAGGAAAGTCACGACACCGTCCACGAAATGATCCTAAGCTTTTTGCTAATGGCTCATACCCGTTAGTGCAAACAGGAGAAGTTAAAGCGGCCAATTTATATATCCGTTCTCATGAGGCTAATTATAATGAATTTGGCCTTTCACAAAGTGCAATATGGCCTGAAAATACACTTTGCATAACAATTGCAGCAAATATTGCGGAAACCGCTCTATTGGGTTATCCGATGTGCTTTCCTGATAGCGTGGTAGGTTTCAATGCTAATCCTGAAGAGTCATCTGAACTCTTTATGCACTACGTGTTTACATACATTAGAAAAGCAATTCAGAATTCAGCTAGTGGTAGTATCCAAGACAATATAAATATTGAGTATCTCACTGGTCTACGGTTCAAGGTTCCTGTCAAAGATTACCAAGATAAAATCGTCGCGGTTTTGTCGGTTCTAGACCAAAAAATCGAACTCAACAACCGTATCAACGCTGAGCTGGAAGCCATGGCTAAAAGCTTGTACGACTACTGGTTTGTGCAGTTCGACTTCCCCGACGACACACCAGAAGGCCAAGGTAAACCCTACAAAACCTCCGGCGGAAAAATGGTCTTTAACCCAACTCTTAAGCGAGAAATACCGGAGGGGTGGAGCGACAAAACGCTATCTGAAATAGCGAACATCACTATGGGTCAATCCCCAGAGGGGAGTTCGTATAATGATGAAGGCGTTGGAACCATTTTTTATCAAGGTTCTACGGACTTTGGTTGGTTGTTCCCTACCACACGCCAGTACACGACAGCGCCTAGCCGCATGGCCAAGAAAGGCGACATACTGTTAAGCGTTCGTGCACCAGTAGGTGATATGAACATTGCTAATACCGACTGCTGTATTGGTCGAGGTTTAGCAGCATTAAATAGCAAAACTGGCTCTGACGGTTTTCTGTTTTATGTGATGAAGTATTTCAAACAGATTTTTGACCGTCGAAACTCCGAAGGTACAACCTTTGGCTCTATCACAAAAAACGATTTGCATTCGCTGACACTTGCTTATCCAACTTCGGATTTGCTCAAAAAGTATGATGAGATCGTTACGAATTACAACAAAATGATATTTGAGCGAAGCCTCGAAAATAGAGAGCTAATAGCTCTCCGCGACTGGCTCCTTCCAATGCTAATGAATGGCCAAGTCACTGTGAAATAA
- a CDS encoding AAA family ATPase — MDIEIKNCNNITMAKVAIVPSKLNIKFAPNGTGKSTISKAIQYAVTDDEKALADLLPFKFRSENVDDIQPDVLGIENIKSVLCFNEEYVNKFTFKPEELVSNSFDIFIRTDAYQKKERDIETFTSLVKQQFANNTELEALLSNLNELSRAFKVTASGGLAKTSTGAKALSSSNKIDHIPDGLQPYQPFIQSSNCVNWIDWQAKGHKEFSGLSDSCPFCTSDAASKKDQIANVSKEYDKNLIKNLVSVIDVINKLGEYFSDAARKNLDVIKSLKNGLEKEHETFIVTVKSQIDDLVAKLEKLKGLTGFDFNEGENVKQKLQGYIIDLQFFDTLNSVKTNETISTINLSIEQLLKQAGPLQGKINLQRKEMKELVEKHQTDINNFLTFAGYRYQVAIVGEGEQAQLKLRHIDNSTHLSGGDQHLSFGERNAFSIVLFMYECLAKKPDLVILDDPISSFDKNKKYAILEMLFRRDASDCLKSKTVLMLTHDVEPIIDTLRSVRRKFSNQVFASYLCLRSGEIKEQPISNEDIKTFVQICENVFSSESDPIIKLIYLRRRYEVLDELDNGYEVLSNVFKKRDDPEDFRIPRNAEGLNTPLSSIDLSTGISDIKRFISELPSDYLSLVTLFSNDEKIKKLYLQSNNGYEKLQLIRILLNIEEVENSVIRKFINETYHIENEFIFQLDPTRFDLIPEYVVDECDKILEEFSEGSSNG, encoded by the coding sequence ATGGACATTGAAATTAAAAACTGTAACAACATCACGATGGCCAAAGTGGCTATCGTGCCGAGTAAGTTGAATATTAAGTTTGCTCCGAATGGAACCGGTAAAAGTACAATTTCTAAAGCCATCCAATATGCAGTAACAGATGACGAAAAAGCGCTTGCTGATCTTTTACCCTTTAAGTTTCGCAGCGAAAATGTAGATGATATCCAACCCGATGTGCTTGGTATTGAAAATATCAAAAGTGTTCTCTGTTTTAACGAAGAGTACGTGAATAAGTTTACTTTTAAGCCTGAAGAGCTCGTTAGCAATAGTTTTGATATTTTTATACGTACAGATGCTTATCAAAAAAAAGAGCGAGATATAGAAACCTTTACCAGTTTAGTTAAGCAACAATTTGCGAACAACACAGAACTGGAAGCGCTTTTATCAAATTTAAATGAATTGTCACGGGCATTTAAAGTTACCGCCAGTGGTGGTTTGGCCAAAACATCAACCGGTGCAAAGGCGCTCTCTAGTTCAAATAAAATTGACCATATTCCTGATGGATTACAACCTTACCAACCCTTTATTCAAAGTTCAAATTGTGTAAATTGGATTGATTGGCAAGCTAAAGGGCATAAGGAATTTTCTGGCTTATCAGATTCTTGTCCTTTTTGTACAAGTGATGCGGCAAGTAAGAAAGATCAAATAGCAAATGTAAGCAAAGAATACGATAAAAATTTAATTAAAAACCTTGTGAGTGTTATTGATGTTATCAATAAGCTTGGTGAATATTTTTCAGATGCAGCAAGGAAAAATCTAGATGTTATTAAATCGTTAAAAAACGGGCTCGAAAAAGAGCATGAAACCTTTATAGTAACTGTGAAATCACAGATTGACGACTTGGTAGCCAAACTGGAAAAACTCAAAGGCTTAACAGGATTTGATTTCAATGAAGGAGAAAATGTTAAACAAAAATTGCAGGGTTATATAATCGACCTTCAGTTCTTCGATACTTTAAATTCGGTTAAAACCAATGAAACAATATCCACAATAAATTTATCAATTGAACAGCTACTAAAGCAAGCAGGCCCTTTGCAAGGAAAAATTAATCTTCAGCGCAAAGAAATGAAAGAATTAGTTGAAAAGCATCAAACTGATATTAATAATTTTCTTACATTTGCAGGTTATCGCTACCAGGTCGCAATTGTTGGTGAAGGCGAACAGGCGCAGTTAAAATTACGACATATCGATAATTCGACTCATCTTAGCGGTGGAGATCAGCATTTAAGTTTTGGTGAACGCAATGCCTTTTCAATAGTACTTTTCATGTATGAATGCCTAGCTAAAAAGCCTGATTTAGTAATACTTGATGATCCGATATCGTCTTTTGATAAAAATAAAAAATATGCAATTTTAGAGATGTTGTTTCGCCGAGATGCTAGCGATTGTTTAAAAAGCAAGACAGTATTGATGCTTACTCATGATGTTGAGCCTATTATTGATACTCTAAGGTCGGTACGTCGGAAGTTTAGTAACCAAGTTTTTGCGTCGTATTTATGCTTACGAAGCGGGGAAATTAAAGAGCAGCCTATTTCTAATGAAGACATCAAAACCTTTGTTCAAATTTGTGAAAATGTATTTTCGTCTGAAAGTGACCCAATTATAAAATTGATATATTTGAGACGAAGATATGAAGTGCTAGATGAGCTCGATAATGGGTATGAAGTTCTATCGAATGTGTTTAAAAAACGAGATGATCCAGAAGATTTTCGCATTCCTAGAAATGCAGAAGGGCTAAATACGCCGCTATCAAGTATTGATTTAAGTACTGGTATTAGTGATATAAAACGCTTTATTTCTGAACTTCCAAGTGATTATCTATCCTTAGTTACTCTGTTCAGTAATGACGAGAAAATAAAAAAGCTGTATCTACAAAGCAATAATGGCTATGAAAAACTACAACTGATTAGAATTTTGTTAAATATAGAGGAAGTTGAAAATTCGGTGATTAGAAAATTCATCAACGAAACTTATCATATTGAAAATGAGTTTATATTTCAGCTTGACCCAACACGCTTCGACCTTATTCCCGAGTACGTTGTGGATGAATGTGACAAAATTTTAGAAGAATTCAGCGAGGGGAGCTCGAATGGCTAA
- a CDS encoding DNA-binding protein, translating to MAKDLTASSHDRQNILNNRYALQQAEQHLGLGGVTFEGETVFTKAQVVALYDVTDRTIERYLSSHADELKCNGYQVLKGKKLKEFKGLTSGTDINDGTKTTALGLFSFRAVLNIGMLLTESEPARLLRSRLLDIVLDVMAERVGGHTKFINQRDENYLVSALQEENYRRQFTDALDKYVEVNKWTYGRFTNLIYQSIFHENATEYKKVLNLATKTNIRETLYSEVLNLIASYESGIAHELEQASNKLGRKLSQKEAESLFASFESHPLFKPLILDARTKMASRDLCFRDALHEKLEAYIQSVPEADFDRFLGEKSRSLEEQLSDPETLAVLKRLKDR from the coding sequence ATGGCTAAAGACCTAACCGCTTCATCACATGACCGCCAAAATATCCTTAACAACCGCTACGCGCTGCAACAAGCCGAGCAGCACTTGGGCTTGGGGGGTGTGACCTTTGAAGGTGAAACGGTATTTACCAAGGCACAGGTGGTTGCCTTGTATGACGTTACAGACCGTACTATTGAGCGCTACTTATCCAGCCATGCCGATGAGTTAAAATGCAACGGCTATCAGGTGCTAAAAGGTAAAAAACTAAAGGAATTCAAAGGACTAACTTCTGGTACCGACATCAATGACGGTACCAAAACCACCGCGCTGGGTTTGTTCAGTTTTCGTGCAGTGCTCAACATAGGGATGTTACTAACAGAAAGTGAGCCCGCACGCCTTTTGCGTTCACGTCTGCTCGACATTGTACTGGATGTAATGGCTGAGCGTGTGGGTGGTCATACTAAGTTTATTAATCAGCGTGATGAAAATTACCTTGTCTCTGCTCTGCAAGAAGAAAACTACCGTCGTCAGTTCACTGATGCATTGGATAAGTATGTAGAGGTCAATAAATGGACGTATGGACGCTTTACTAACCTCATATATCAGAGCATTTTTCATGAAAACGCGACTGAATATAAAAAGGTTTTAAACCTAGCAACGAAAACCAATATCCGCGAGACCCTATATTCAGAAGTGCTTAATCTGATTGCCAGCTACGAATCAGGTATTGCTCATGAACTAGAGCAAGCTAGCAATAAATTAGGCCGCAAACTTTCGCAGAAAGAGGCGGAGAGCCTGTTTGCGAGTTTTGAAAGTCACCCTCTGTTCAAACCGCTGATTTTGGATGCCAGAACTAAAATGGCCAGCCGCGATTTGTGCTTCCGTGATGCCTTGCATGAAAAGCTGGAAGCTTATATTCAATCGGTACCCGAAGCTGATTTTGATCGCTTCTTAGGTGAGAAGAGCCGTTCTTTGGAAGAGCAATTGAGTGATCCAGAAACATTGGCTGTACTCAAACGCTTGAAAGATCGATAA
- a CDS encoding type II toxin-antitoxin system death-on-curing family toxin, with product MSDSTDTGLRFFYFDVAHAISVHDWIIEHSGGLAGTKDVGQLASPLEHIQNDGYYPEIEDKLTHLVFSINKNHAFNDGNKRSSLVLGAYFLELNGFDYVVKRFAKEMENIVVWVADNVIDKDLLRQIISSVLYDDDYPESVKLAIFEAIEAAKDY from the coding sequence ATGAGCGATTCTACAGACACAGGCTTACGGTTCTTCTATTTCGATGTAGCGCATGCGATTAGCGTTCACGATTGGATCATAGAGCATTCTGGTGGGCTAGCAGGCACCAAGGACGTTGGTCAGTTAGCAAGCCCGTTAGAGCATATACAAAATGACGGGTATTACCCAGAAATTGAGGACAAGCTGACTCACTTGGTATTCTCCATTAATAAAAACCATGCTTTTAATGATGGCAATAAACGATCATCGTTGGTGTTAGGCGCTTATTTCCTTGAATTAAACGGTTTTGACTATGTGGTAAAGCGCTTTGCCAAAGAAATGGAAAACATCGTCGTTTGGGTTGCAGATAACGTGATCGACAAGGATCTATTACGTCAGATCATCAGCTCAGTACTTTATGACGACGATTATCCGGAGTCGGTTAAATTGGCTATATTTGAAGCAATTGAAGCAGCAAAAGATTACTAA
- a CDS encoding ImmA/IrrE family metallo-endopeptidase gives MIGERIKRARAAAGLSMQALGEQVGISANMVKKYEHDQSMPSSGVLLKLATALSVRTEYFFRPAQVTLGEVEYRKKASASAKLLKKIESDVVDQAERWLALKNVWPNFPIASFNYHPDVPVVSTLDAVEQVAAKVRTDWQLGMNPLPDLIDLLESKGILVIVSNVPQADKFDGLQAKISGQPIVVVSSHWPGCRQRFTLAHELGHLVLHGLLDESLDEEMACNRFASAFLLPEVGLFQHLGERRSNIDPKELYFLKHEYGLSMAACLYRSADLGVITEEKKRQIFIQFSKNGWRKQEPGNPYPQEQTLLFEQLVYRALAEGIVSESKAAELLQMSVMALHKQRQMLAEAV, from the coding sequence ATGATTGGAGAGCGCATAAAACGAGCCCGTGCAGCCGCTGGCCTGTCGATGCAGGCCTTGGGTGAGCAAGTTGGTATTAGTGCCAACATGGTTAAAAAATACGAGCACGACCAGAGTATGCCTTCGTCGGGAGTTTTACTTAAATTGGCGACAGCTTTGTCGGTTCGTACTGAATACTTCTTTCGCCCAGCACAGGTGACTTTGGGTGAGGTGGAGTATCGTAAAAAAGCCTCAGCTTCAGCTAAGTTGCTAAAGAAGATTGAGTCTGATGTGGTTGACCAAGCAGAGCGCTGGTTAGCGCTTAAAAATGTATGGCCAAACTTCCCGATAGCGAGTTTTAACTACCACCCCGACGTTCCTGTTGTAAGTACTTTAGACGCAGTAGAGCAGGTTGCCGCCAAAGTCCGTACTGATTGGCAGTTAGGTATGAATCCATTGCCAGACTTAATCGACTTGCTTGAGTCTAAAGGTATTTTGGTGATTGTCAGTAACGTACCCCAAGCCGATAAATTTGATGGGTTACAAGCCAAAATATCAGGGCAGCCAATTGTTGTTGTGTCTTCTCATTGGCCTGGTTGCCGCCAGCGGTTCACATTGGCGCATGAGCTTGGCCACCTTGTTTTACATGGCTTACTCGATGAATCCCTTGACGAAGAGATGGCCTGCAACCGCTTTGCTTCTGCGTTTTTACTGCCCGAAGTAGGCCTTTTTCAGCATCTAGGAGAGCGACGTTCGAACATAGACCCCAAAGAGCTATATTTCCTGAAACACGAATATGGCTTAAGCATGGCAGCTTGTTTGTATCGCAGTGCCGACCTTGGTGTGATCACCGAAGAGAAAAAACGCCAAATATTTATACAGTTCTCAAAAAACGGTTGGCGTAAGCAAGAGCCTGGGAATCCTTATCCACAAGAGCAGACATTATTGTTTGAGCAGTTGGTTTATCGTGCATTGGCAGAGGGAATTGTTAGTGAATCGAAAGCCGCTGAGCTGTTACAGATGTCAGTGATGGCATTGCATAAGCAACGCCAAATGTTGGCTGAGGCTGTTTAA